In the Leifsonia sp. 466MF genome, one interval contains:
- a CDS encoding phosphatase PAP2 family protein: MHSRRQTSWALRAPAHWIVWTVVLFAVTIGLGFAAKALPALRFDGLDAAVNRVNSPLLDDAALLLDRLDHPVVVAAILVVVFVILLFAVGWRRALGACVVTGAGWLTTLVVKTVVAQPRPSTADLTHVLHISPATLSYPSGHVVFAAALVTALAMVCRAGLPRAIVVVVGAVFVLAVAWSRLYVGVHYGTDVVGGVLNGVAGAVLFAGLWNLATRGRRRTR; this comes from the coding sequence ATGCACTCGCGGCGACAGACCTCGTGGGCCCTGCGCGCCCCGGCCCACTGGATCGTCTGGACCGTCGTCCTCTTCGCGGTCACGATCGGCCTCGGCTTCGCTGCGAAGGCGTTGCCCGCACTGCGCTTCGACGGTCTCGACGCGGCCGTGAACCGGGTCAACTCCCCCCTGCTCGACGACGCCGCCCTGCTGCTCGACCGCCTCGACCATCCCGTCGTGGTGGCGGCGATCCTCGTCGTCGTGTTCGTCATCCTGCTGTTCGCGGTCGGATGGCGCCGAGCGCTGGGCGCGTGCGTCGTCACAGGCGCCGGCTGGCTGACCACGCTGGTCGTCAAGACGGTCGTCGCCCAGCCGCGGCCGTCCACCGCCGACCTGACCCACGTCCTGCACATCTCGCCGGCGACGCTCAGCTACCCCAGCGGGCACGTGGTCTTCGCCGCGGCGCTCGTGACAGCCCTGGCCATGGTGTGCCGTGCGGGGCTCCCCCGAGCCATCGTGGTCGTCGTGGGCGCCGTGTTCGTGCTGGCCGTCGCCTGGTCGCGACTCTATGTCGGCGTCCACTACGGCACGGATGTCGTGGGCGGCGTGCTGAACGGTGTCGCCGGCGCCGTGCTCTTCGCCGGTCTCTGGAACCTGGCGACGCGCGGCCGCCGCCGCACGCGCTGA
- a CDS encoding sigma-70 family RNA polymerase sigma factor: MTGELDDLSDADLIVLARDGDTLAYGVLWKRHWQAGRAMAASITGRFDPDDLASEAFARILTSLGRGKGPTSGFRSYLATTVRNVAIDWSRRKTTPNIEDADVIEDWTFSEVTALERMDRQTMAKAFYALPDKWQEVLWYTEIEDMAPREVAPLMGLNANAVSALALRAREGLRQSWINAHLASAPTEDPIHAWTLKKLGPFVRGRLAKADRRKVTQHLDACERCADAASEADRVGSRIALGILPLFLGLAGATAYLSTIGGSGTAVAATLTETTPAGQVATDPAATVRAGRLRQLSSAATGSSKAGMAAVAASVVAAAALTCGVVVAAPGSELAAAETGSGSTSGSQSAGGDGPDRVAETSRPTPEQKAQLKPEAPATGVVPVPAPDGDGSTPPVVDSPITEPIVPVAPSGPGAEAPVLPPDAAPAPAPQGCVAAIQAIPAADTLLAYRLDDESGARIATDLVHGSTARYAGHPGAGEWNLTDETLRQPVDRFTIQIWFQATEGGGRLLGFSGSSDGVSAYYDRHLFLTDDGRLVFGVFPEAVRTVTSTSSYTDGRWHQATATLSDDGMALYVDGERVAHDGSVTQAHAFPGHWRIGADNLDNWGPETPSARQITGSLAFAAVYGVPLSAEQVRAQWKLCS; this comes from the coding sequence ATGACCGGTGAACTCGACGACCTCTCCGACGCCGACCTGATCGTCCTCGCACGAGACGGAGACACGCTCGCCTACGGCGTGCTCTGGAAGCGGCATTGGCAGGCCGGCCGCGCCATGGCGGCCTCCATCACCGGCCGGTTCGACCCCGACGATCTCGCGTCGGAGGCGTTCGCGCGCATCCTGACCTCGCTCGGCCGCGGCAAGGGCCCTACCTCGGGATTCCGCTCCTACCTCGCCACAACGGTCCGCAACGTGGCCATCGACTGGTCGCGCCGCAAGACGACGCCGAACATCGAAGACGCCGACGTCATCGAAGACTGGACCTTCAGCGAGGTCACCGCCCTCGAGCGGATGGACCGGCAGACGATGGCGAAGGCGTTCTACGCCCTGCCCGACAAGTGGCAGGAAGTGCTCTGGTACACCGAGATCGAAGACATGGCGCCTCGTGAGGTGGCGCCGCTCATGGGCCTCAACGCCAACGCGGTCTCCGCACTCGCACTCCGCGCACGTGAAGGGCTCCGGCAGTCCTGGATCAACGCCCACCTGGCGAGCGCACCGACCGAGGACCCGATCCACGCGTGGACGCTGAAGAAGCTCGGCCCGTTCGTTCGAGGGCGCCTCGCCAAGGCCGACCGCCGCAAGGTGACGCAGCACCTCGACGCCTGCGAGCGCTGCGCGGACGCCGCCTCCGAGGCCGACCGCGTCGGCTCGCGGATCGCTCTCGGAATCCTGCCCCTGTTCCTGGGGCTCGCCGGCGCGACCGCGTACCTCTCGACGATCGGCGGATCGGGAACCGCCGTCGCGGCGACGCTCACCGAGACGACGCCGGCCGGTCAGGTGGCCACCGATCCGGCGGCCACCGTCCGCGCCGGCCGGCTGCGGCAGCTGTCGAGCGCGGCGACGGGTAGTTCGAAGGCCGGGATGGCCGCCGTCGCGGCCAGTGTGGTGGCGGCGGCAGCCCTGACCTGCGGGGTGGTCGTCGCCGCACCCGGGTCGGAGCTCGCCGCGGCCGAGACCGGGAGCGGCTCCACGTCCGGCTCGCAGAGCGCGGGCGGCGACGGGCCCGACCGCGTGGCCGAGACGTCACGTCCCACGCCGGAGCAGAAGGCTCAACTCAAGCCGGAGGCACCCGCGACGGGCGTCGTGCCCGTTCCGGCTCCTGATGGCGACGGCAGCACTCCGCCGGTGGTCGACTCTCCGATCACCGAGCCCATCGTCCCCGTGGCTCCGAGCGGGCCCGGCGCCGAGGCGCCGGTGCTCCCGCCGGACGCAGCCCCCGCGCCCGCTCCGCAGGGCTGCGTCGCCGCCATCCAGGCGATCCCGGCGGCCGACACGCTGCTTGCGTACCGACTGGACGACGAGTCCGGAGCCCGCATCGCGACGGACCTCGTCCACGGGAGCACCGCACGCTATGCGGGACACCCCGGCGCGGGCGAGTGGAACTTGACGGACGAGACGCTTCGGCAGCCCGTCGACCGGTTCACCATCCAGATCTGGTTCCAGGCGACCGAGGGCGGCGGCCGGCTGCTGGGGTTCAGCGGATCGAGCGACGGTGTCTCGGCGTACTACGACCGCCACCTGTTCCTGACGGACGACGGCCGTCTGGTGTTCGGTGTCTTCCCGGAGGCCGTCCGAACCGTGACCTCCACATCCAGCTACACCGATGGCCGCTGGCACCAGGCCACCGCGACGTTGTCGGACGACGGCATGGCGCTGTACGTCGACGGCGAGCGGGTCGCTCACGACGGCTCCGTCACGCAGGCGCACGCGTTTCCCGGCCATTGGCGCATCGGAGCCGACAACCTCGACAACTGGGGGCCAGAGACGCCGTCCGCACGGCAGATCACGGGGAGCCTCGCCTTCGCGGCCGTCTACGGCGTCCCGCTGTCTGCCGAGCAGGTGCGCGCCCAATGGAAGCTGTGCAGCTGA
- a CDS encoding S1C family serine protease, which produces MTSTDQKRTDRPGRFPVWATVLLAVLGAVILLGSGVLGGLTLRSGASTLGMAPARTASLSSASVCDAERIASDVLPSIVTIGVVAGDGSGGTGSGEIISADGYILTNNHVIAPAAEGAKITVLYNDGTTHPAKLVGRSPRADIAVVKVEASGLPVIKQGDSTTLKVGQPVVALGAPLGLSSTVTTGVVSALGRTVPVQSDSDRNAVLADAIQADASINPGNSGGALVDCDGRLIGVNSAIATVPGASGEAGGGSVGIGFAVPQAVAMPIAQQIISTGKVTYPIFGISVTPIQPGQGDNDQPGLYVQSVTPGGPSQQAGLRAGDVITRVDGRPVGSVDDLTAIQLTSKPGDGVDVVYVRDGRRQTTTVTLGSG; this is translated from the coding sequence ATGACGTCGACCGACCAGAAGAGGACGGACCGACCCGGGCGGTTCCCGGTGTGGGCGACCGTGCTGCTCGCCGTGCTGGGCGCGGTCATCCTGCTGGGATCGGGCGTGCTCGGCGGTCTCACCCTCCGCTCGGGTGCATCCACACTCGGGATGGCGCCGGCCCGGACCGCTTCGCTGTCGTCCGCGTCGGTGTGCGACGCCGAACGCATCGCGAGCGACGTGCTCCCCTCGATCGTGACGATCGGGGTGGTCGCCGGCGACGGCTCCGGCGGCACCGGCAGCGGGGAGATCATCTCCGCCGACGGCTACATCCTCACCAACAACCATGTCATCGCCCCCGCAGCGGAGGGCGCGAAGATCACCGTCCTCTACAACGACGGGACGACGCACCCGGCGAAGCTCGTGGGGCGGTCGCCGCGCGCCGACATCGCCGTGGTGAAGGTGGAGGCCAGCGGACTTCCCGTCATCAAGCAGGGGGACTCCACAACGCTCAAGGTCGGCCAGCCGGTGGTCGCGCTCGGCGCTCCGCTGGGCCTCTCCAGCACGGTCACGACCGGAGTGGTCAGCGCCCTCGGTCGCACGGTCCCGGTGCAGAGCGACAGCGACCGCAACGCCGTGCTGGCGGATGCGATCCAGGCCGACGCCTCGATCAATCCCGGCAACTCGGGGGGCGCGCTCGTCGACTGCGACGGCCGGCTCATCGGAGTGAACTCGGCCATCGCGACCGTTCCCGGCGCCTCCGGGGAAGCGGGCGGCGGGAGCGTCGGCATCGGCTTCGCGGTCCCGCAGGCGGTGGCGATGCCGATTGCGCAGCAGATCATCTCGACCGGCAAGGTGACCTATCCGATCTTCGGGATCTCGGTCACGCCCATCCAGCCCGGCCAGGGCGACAACGACCAGCCGGGACTGTACGTGCAGTCGGTGACGCCCGGTGGACCGTCGCAGCAGGCAGGCCTGCGGGCCGGAGATGTGATCACCCGCGTCGACGGCAGGCCCGTCGGCAGCGTCGACGACCTCACGGCGATCCAGCTCACGAGCAAACCCGGCGACGGTGTCGACGTGGTCTACGTGCGGGACGGCCGACGCCAGACCACCACCGTGACTCTCGGTAGCGGCTGA